One stretch of Molothrus aeneus isolate 106 chromosome 2, BPBGC_Maene_1.0, whole genome shotgun sequence DNA includes these proteins:
- the TUBGCP5 gene encoding gamma-tubulin complex component 5 isoform X1, translating to MAAPPASPGPRSRFEQEQDRAVRALVRCVTSLPEEELGGERFQAALNFAWSNFRFHRFLDVNSHKVERTIEGIHEKLVIHSDLGKAASWKRLTEKFLNLPLPSTEETKTDTHYSILSLLLCLSDSPSNTTYVEKPRVKEVDSFLNDLCTFPRRCFECTFSPFQECEYEEVISNNTNYKKEEEFDWAKYLMEGEEIYFGPGVDTPDLSGESEEEEDTQPLSREDSGIQVDRTPLEDQDPNKKAVPNASWKVAEPDARSWLEQHVVPQYWTGRAPRFSHSLHLHSNLAAVWDHHLYTSDPLYVPEERTLVTETQVIRETLWLLSGVKKLFIFQLNDGKVTVRNDIIVTHLTHNCLRSVLEQIAAYGQVVFRLQKFIDEVMGHSPESIMHGTVSTPKKTTEAPFRTYQAFMWALYKYFISFKEELTEIEKCIINKDKTVTLSIVIDKLSPRLAQLKVLHKVFSTGVAEVPPDTRNVVRASHLLNTLYKAILEYDSVGEASEQTVSLLFSLWVETVRPYLQTVDEWIVHGNLFDPAKEFIIQRNKNVPVNHRDFWYATYTLYSVSEKTENEEKMSDNASASSGSDQAPSSRQHTMVSFLKPVLKQIIMAGKSMQLLKNLQCKDGSPQQAASRDAERKSLYRLFLESVQSRLRHGEESVPDIITEQQATKQSLIKMQSIAERHLELDDVHDPLLAINFARLYLEQSDFHEKFTGGDVCVDRSSESVTCQTFELTLRSCLYPHIDKQYLECCGNLMQTLKKDYRLVEYLQAMRNFFLLEAGDTMYDFYTSIFDKIREKETWQNVAFLNVHLQEAVGQRYPEDSARLSISFESVDTAKKKLPVHTLDGLTLSYKVPWPVDIVISLECQKIYNQVFLLLLQIKWAKYSLDVLRFDELVSAAENSQVKEGTSLEQGTLAVFGPQKESIKQQIHRMFLLRVKLMHFVNSLHNYIMTRILHSTGLEFQHQVEEAKDLDQLIKIHYRYLSTIHDRCLLREKVSFVKEAIMKVLNLVLMFADRWQAGLGAWKMESIEKMESDFKNCHMFLVTVLNKAVCRGSFPHLESLALSLMAGMEQS from the exons ATGGCGGCGCCGCCCGCCTCGCCCGGCCCCCGCAGCCGCTTCGAGCAGGAGCAGGACCGCGCCGTCCGCGCCCTGGTGCGCTGCGTGACCAGCCTGCCCGAGGAGGAGCTGGGCGGAGAGCGCTTCCAGGCGGCGCTCAATTTCGCCTGGTCCAACTTCAG ATTTCACCGTTTTCTTGATGTGAACAGTCATAAAGTAGAGAGAACAATAGAAGG AATACATGAAAAATTGGTAATTCATTCTGACCTTGGAAAAGCTGCAAGCTGGAAAAGACTAACAGAAAAATTTCTGAACTTGCCCCTCCCAAGTACTGAAGAAACAAAG ACGGATACACACTATTCCATACTGTCTCTTCTGTTGTGTTTGTCTGATTCACCATCCAACACCACCTATGTGGAAAAACCAAGAGTCAAAGAAGTGG ATTCCTTTTTGAATGATCTCTGCACATTCCCTCGGCGGTGTTTTGAATGCACTTTCAGCCCATTCCAGGAATGTGAATATGAAGAAGTTATCTCAAACAACACTAATTACA aaaaggaagaagaatttGATTGGGCAAAGTATTTGatggaaggagaagaaatttaCTTTGGCCCTGGCGTAGATACACCA GATTTGTCTGGAGAAAGTGAAGAGGAAGAGGACACTCAGCCCTTGAGTAGGGAGGACTCTGGTATTCAAGTAGACAGGACACCTTTAGAAGACCAAGATCCAAATAAGAAGGCAGTACCTAATGCTTCCTGGAAAG TTGCTGAGCCTGATGCCCGcagctggctggagcagcacgTGGTTCCTCAGTACTGGACAGGAAGGGCTCCTCGCTTTTCACATAGTTTGCACTTGCATTCCAACCTGGCTGCAGTCTG GGACCACCATTTGTACACCAGTGATCCTTTGTACGTGCCAGAAGAGAGGACACTGGTCACAGAAACTCAGGTTATACGAGAAACTCTTTG gCTACTTTCAggagtgaaaaagctttttatatTTCAGCTGAACGATGGAAAAGTGACTGTGCGGAATGATATTATTGTAACTCATTTAACCCAT aattgcCTGAGATCTGTATTGGAGCAGATAGCAGCATATGGTCAAGTTGTATTTAGACTACAGAAGTTTATTGATGAAGTGATGGGACACAGCCCAGAAAGCATAATGCATGGAACAGTTTCCACTCCAAAGAAGACTACTGAAGCCCCATTCAGAACCTACCAAGCTTTTATGTGGGCtttgtataaatattttattagctTTAAAGAAGAACTTACTGAAATTGAAAAATGTATAATCAACAAAG aTAAAACAGTCACACTTTCTATAGTAATAGATAAGTTGTCTCCCAGACTGGCCCAGCTGAAGGTGCTTCACAAGGTGTTCAGCACAGGAGTAGCAGAAGTGCCACCTGACACTAGAAATGTTGTACGAGCATCTCATCTGCTTAATACCCTCTACAAAGCTATTCTGGAATATGACAGTGTTGGAGAGGCATCTGAGCAAACG GTATCccttttgttctctctctgGGTTGAAACTGTGAGGCCATACTTACAGACAGTGGATGAGTGGATAGTCCATGGTAATTTGTTTGATCCTGCAAAGGAATTTATTATTCAGAG aaaCAAAAACGTTCCAGTTAATCACAGAGATTTTTGGTATGCTACCTACACGTTATATAGTGTgtcagaaaagacagagaatgAAGAAAAGATGAGTGATAATGCCAGTGCCAGTTCTGGCAGTGATCAGGCCCCTTCAAGCAGACAGCACACAATGGTTTCTTTTCTAAAACCTGTGCTAAAGCAAATTATTATGGCTGGAAAATCCATGCAGCTATTGAAGAACCTTCAATGCAAAGACGGTTCTCCACAGCAGGCTGCATCAAGAG ATGCTGAAAGGAAGAGTTTATATAGGCTGTTCCTGGAATCTGTGCAGTCTCGCTTACGGCACGGGGAGGAGTCTGTCCCAGACATTATTACAGAGCAGCAGGCCACAAAGCAGAGCCTGATAAAGATGCAGTCCATAGCAGAAAGACACTTGGAACTGGATGATGTCCATGACCCACTGCTGGCTATTAATTTTGCCAG attgtATTTGGAACAGAGTGACTTTCATGAGAAGTTTACTGGTGGGGATGTCTGTGTGGATAGATCCTCAGAATCTGTGACCTGCCAGACTTTTGAACTGACACTGAGGTCTTGTCTTTATCCTCACATAGACAAGCAATACTTGGAATGCTGTGGTAATTTGATGCAAACTTTAAAGAAGGATTATAG GCTTGTAGAATATTTGCAGGCAATGAGAAATTTTTTCTTACTTGAAGCTGGAGATACCATGTATGACTTCTATACATCTATTTTTGACAAAATTAGAGAAAAGGAAACTTGGCAGAATGTTGCTTTCTTAAATGTTCATCTACAAGAAGCAGTTGGACAACGATATCCTGAGGACAGTGCAAG GTTGTCAATATCGTTTGAAAGTGTTGATACAGCAAAGAAGAAACTCCCTGTCCACACCTTGGATGGTTTGACATTGAGTTACAAG GTTCCTTGGCCTGTGGATATAGTTATAAGCTTAGAATGCCAAAAAATTTACAATCAAGTTTTTCTGCTCTTGCTGCAAATAAAGTGGGCCAAATATAGTCTAGATGTTCTACGGTTTGATG aattagTCTCTGCTGCAGAAAACTCACAGGTGAAGGAAGGAACTTCATTAGAACAAGGAACACTTGCTGTATTTGGACCACAAAAAGAAAGTATAAAACAACAAATACATCGCATGTTCCTCTTAAGAGTGAAACTTATGCATTTTGTCAACAGCCTGCACAACTACATCATGACTAGG ATTCTCCACAGTACAGGCTTGGAGTTTCAGCATCAGGTAGAAGAAGCCAAAGACTTAGATCAATTGATAAAGATTCATTACAGATATCTATCTACGATTCATGATCGCTGCTTACTGAGAGAAAAG gtGAGCTTTGTGAAGGAAGCCATAATGAAAGTGTTAAATTTAGTACTGATGTTTGCAGACCGTTGGCAAGCTGGTTTAGGGGCTTGGAA
- the TUBGCP5 gene encoding gamma-tubulin complex component 5 isoform X2: protein MAAPPASPGPRSRFEQEQDRAVRALVRCVTSLPEEELGGERFQAALNFAWSNFRFHRFLDVNSHKVERTIEGIHEKLVIHSDLGKAASWKRLTEKFLNLPLPSTEETKTDTHYSILSLLLCLSDSPSNTTYVEKPRVKEVEKEEEFDWAKYLMEGEEIYFGPGVDTPDLSGESEEEEDTQPLSREDSGIQVDRTPLEDQDPNKKAVPNASWKVAEPDARSWLEQHVVPQYWTGRAPRFSHSLHLHSNLAAVWDHHLYTSDPLYVPEERTLVTETQVIRETLWLLSGVKKLFIFQLNDGKVTVRNDIIVTHLTHNCLRSVLEQIAAYGQVVFRLQKFIDEVMGHSPESIMHGTVSTPKKTTEAPFRTYQAFMWALYKYFISFKEELTEIEKCIINKDKTVTLSIVIDKLSPRLAQLKVLHKVFSTGVAEVPPDTRNVVRASHLLNTLYKAILEYDSVGEASEQTVSLLFSLWVETVRPYLQTVDEWIVHGNLFDPAKEFIIQRNKNVPVNHRDFWYATYTLYSVSEKTENEEKMSDNASASSGSDQAPSSRQHTMVSFLKPVLKQIIMAGKSMQLLKNLQCKDGSPQQAASRDAERKSLYRLFLESVQSRLRHGEESVPDIITEQQATKQSLIKMQSIAERHLELDDVHDPLLAINFARLYLEQSDFHEKFTGGDVCVDRSSESVTCQTFELTLRSCLYPHIDKQYLECCGNLMQTLKKDYRLVEYLQAMRNFFLLEAGDTMYDFYTSIFDKIREKETWQNVAFLNVHLQEAVGQRYPEDSARLSISFESVDTAKKKLPVHTLDGLTLSYKVPWPVDIVISLECQKIYNQVFLLLLQIKWAKYSLDVLRFDELVSAAENSQVKEGTSLEQGTLAVFGPQKESIKQQIHRMFLLRVKLMHFVNSLHNYIMTRILHSTGLEFQHQVEEAKDLDQLIKIHYRYLSTIHDRCLLREKVSFVKEAIMKVLNLVLMFADRWQAGLGAWKMESIEKMESDFKNCHMFLVTVLNKAVCRGSFPHLESLALSLMAGMEQS from the exons ATGGCGGCGCCGCCCGCCTCGCCCGGCCCCCGCAGCCGCTTCGAGCAGGAGCAGGACCGCGCCGTCCGCGCCCTGGTGCGCTGCGTGACCAGCCTGCCCGAGGAGGAGCTGGGCGGAGAGCGCTTCCAGGCGGCGCTCAATTTCGCCTGGTCCAACTTCAG ATTTCACCGTTTTCTTGATGTGAACAGTCATAAAGTAGAGAGAACAATAGAAGG AATACATGAAAAATTGGTAATTCATTCTGACCTTGGAAAAGCTGCAAGCTGGAAAAGACTAACAGAAAAATTTCTGAACTTGCCCCTCCCAAGTACTGAAGAAACAAAG ACGGATACACACTATTCCATACTGTCTCTTCTGTTGTGTTTGTCTGATTCACCATCCAACACCACCTATGTGGAAAAACCAAGAGTCAAAGAAGTGG aaaaggaagaagaatttGATTGGGCAAAGTATTTGatggaaggagaagaaatttaCTTTGGCCCTGGCGTAGATACACCA GATTTGTCTGGAGAAAGTGAAGAGGAAGAGGACACTCAGCCCTTGAGTAGGGAGGACTCTGGTATTCAAGTAGACAGGACACCTTTAGAAGACCAAGATCCAAATAAGAAGGCAGTACCTAATGCTTCCTGGAAAG TTGCTGAGCCTGATGCCCGcagctggctggagcagcacgTGGTTCCTCAGTACTGGACAGGAAGGGCTCCTCGCTTTTCACATAGTTTGCACTTGCATTCCAACCTGGCTGCAGTCTG GGACCACCATTTGTACACCAGTGATCCTTTGTACGTGCCAGAAGAGAGGACACTGGTCACAGAAACTCAGGTTATACGAGAAACTCTTTG gCTACTTTCAggagtgaaaaagctttttatatTTCAGCTGAACGATGGAAAAGTGACTGTGCGGAATGATATTATTGTAACTCATTTAACCCAT aattgcCTGAGATCTGTATTGGAGCAGATAGCAGCATATGGTCAAGTTGTATTTAGACTACAGAAGTTTATTGATGAAGTGATGGGACACAGCCCAGAAAGCATAATGCATGGAACAGTTTCCACTCCAAAGAAGACTACTGAAGCCCCATTCAGAACCTACCAAGCTTTTATGTGGGCtttgtataaatattttattagctTTAAAGAAGAACTTACTGAAATTGAAAAATGTATAATCAACAAAG aTAAAACAGTCACACTTTCTATAGTAATAGATAAGTTGTCTCCCAGACTGGCCCAGCTGAAGGTGCTTCACAAGGTGTTCAGCACAGGAGTAGCAGAAGTGCCACCTGACACTAGAAATGTTGTACGAGCATCTCATCTGCTTAATACCCTCTACAAAGCTATTCTGGAATATGACAGTGTTGGAGAGGCATCTGAGCAAACG GTATCccttttgttctctctctgGGTTGAAACTGTGAGGCCATACTTACAGACAGTGGATGAGTGGATAGTCCATGGTAATTTGTTTGATCCTGCAAAGGAATTTATTATTCAGAG aaaCAAAAACGTTCCAGTTAATCACAGAGATTTTTGGTATGCTACCTACACGTTATATAGTGTgtcagaaaagacagagaatgAAGAAAAGATGAGTGATAATGCCAGTGCCAGTTCTGGCAGTGATCAGGCCCCTTCAAGCAGACAGCACACAATGGTTTCTTTTCTAAAACCTGTGCTAAAGCAAATTATTATGGCTGGAAAATCCATGCAGCTATTGAAGAACCTTCAATGCAAAGACGGTTCTCCACAGCAGGCTGCATCAAGAG ATGCTGAAAGGAAGAGTTTATATAGGCTGTTCCTGGAATCTGTGCAGTCTCGCTTACGGCACGGGGAGGAGTCTGTCCCAGACATTATTACAGAGCAGCAGGCCACAAAGCAGAGCCTGATAAAGATGCAGTCCATAGCAGAAAGACACTTGGAACTGGATGATGTCCATGACCCACTGCTGGCTATTAATTTTGCCAG attgtATTTGGAACAGAGTGACTTTCATGAGAAGTTTACTGGTGGGGATGTCTGTGTGGATAGATCCTCAGAATCTGTGACCTGCCAGACTTTTGAACTGACACTGAGGTCTTGTCTTTATCCTCACATAGACAAGCAATACTTGGAATGCTGTGGTAATTTGATGCAAACTTTAAAGAAGGATTATAG GCTTGTAGAATATTTGCAGGCAATGAGAAATTTTTTCTTACTTGAAGCTGGAGATACCATGTATGACTTCTATACATCTATTTTTGACAAAATTAGAGAAAAGGAAACTTGGCAGAATGTTGCTTTCTTAAATGTTCATCTACAAGAAGCAGTTGGACAACGATATCCTGAGGACAGTGCAAG GTTGTCAATATCGTTTGAAAGTGTTGATACAGCAAAGAAGAAACTCCCTGTCCACACCTTGGATGGTTTGACATTGAGTTACAAG GTTCCTTGGCCTGTGGATATAGTTATAAGCTTAGAATGCCAAAAAATTTACAATCAAGTTTTTCTGCTCTTGCTGCAAATAAAGTGGGCCAAATATAGTCTAGATGTTCTACGGTTTGATG aattagTCTCTGCTGCAGAAAACTCACAGGTGAAGGAAGGAACTTCATTAGAACAAGGAACACTTGCTGTATTTGGACCACAAAAAGAAAGTATAAAACAACAAATACATCGCATGTTCCTCTTAAGAGTGAAACTTATGCATTTTGTCAACAGCCTGCACAACTACATCATGACTAGG ATTCTCCACAGTACAGGCTTGGAGTTTCAGCATCAGGTAGAAGAAGCCAAAGACTTAGATCAATTGATAAAGATTCATTACAGATATCTATCTACGATTCATGATCGCTGCTTACTGAGAGAAAAG gtGAGCTTTGTGAAGGAAGCCATAATGAAAGTGTTAAATTTAGTACTGATGTTTGCAGACCGTTGGCAAGCTGGTTTAGGGGCTTGGAA